A region from the Rhodothermus sp. genome encodes:
- the pyrE gene encoding orotate phosphoribosyltransferase has protein sequence MTPEEARARQVATALLTIGAVSFAPKQPFTWASGLRAPIYCDNRLLISYPHLRRTITEGFCQIIEFWELAPEVIAGTATAGIPHAAWLADRLELPMVYVRAQPKAHGQKRQLEGRLEPGQRVVLIEDLISTGRSSLAAAEALRAADARVEAVLAIFTYGFPEAEQRFAQAEIPLHTLTNLSVLVEVAREHGLLDARAAAVLEDWQADPYGWSKAHHV, from the coding sequence ATGACGCCTGAAGAAGCACGGGCACGACAGGTCGCTACCGCACTGCTGACCATTGGGGCGGTTTCCTTTGCGCCGAAACAACCGTTCACGTGGGCTTCTGGCCTGCGGGCCCCTATTTACTGTGACAATCGCCTGCTGATCAGTTATCCCCACCTCCGGCGTACCATTACCGAAGGCTTCTGTCAGATCATTGAGTTCTGGGAACTGGCGCCTGAGGTGATTGCCGGAACGGCTACAGCTGGTATCCCACATGCGGCCTGGCTGGCCGATCGGCTGGAGCTTCCCATGGTGTACGTTCGTGCCCAGCCCAAGGCACATGGGCAGAAGCGACAGCTCGAAGGACGACTGGAGCCGGGACAACGGGTGGTGCTGATTGAAGACCTGATTTCCACGGGCCGCTCGTCGCTGGCCGCTGCCGAAGCTTTGAGGGCGGCTGATGCCCGCGTGGAGGCTGTCCTGGCTATTTTTACCTATGGATTTCCTGAAGCGGAGCAGCGGTTCGCCCAGGCTGAAATTCCGTTGCATACGCTGACGAACCTGTCTGTCCTGGTAGAAGTGGCTCGCGAGCATGGGTTGCTCGATGCGCGCGCGGCCGCTGTGCTGGAGGACTGGCAGGCCGATCCGTACGGGTGGTCAAAGGCACACCATGTATGA
- the pgsA gene encoding CDP-diacylglycerol--glycerol-3-phosphate 3-phosphatidyltransferase, which produces MQHLPNALTIARIALTPVLLVLLLSETFTGELAALGLFVAAAISDYLDGKLARSFRARSRLGQFLDPFADKVLVLGTFSCLAILLPQQVPWWAVGLIAARDVLVTGLRTWAEARGQSLRTLPLAKTKTTVQLVFLIGMLLLLVLRRLPGTTGTYAAQILEGPIPFFLLLGLVTFTVLTGLWYVQGMWSRTALYRHDA; this is translated from the coding sequence ATGCAACATCTGCCCAATGCATTGACCATTGCGCGTATCGCGCTTACCCCAGTTTTGCTGGTATTGCTGCTCAGCGAAACCTTTACAGGAGAGCTGGCTGCGCTGGGGCTTTTTGTGGCGGCGGCTATTTCGGATTACCTGGACGGTAAGCTGGCCCGCAGCTTTCGCGCGCGCTCTCGGCTGGGGCAGTTTCTGGATCCGTTTGCCGATAAGGTGTTGGTACTGGGCACGTTCAGTTGCCTGGCGATCTTGCTTCCGCAGCAAGTACCGTGGTGGGCCGTGGGCCTCATTGCAGCGCGGGACGTGCTGGTGACCGGACTGCGTACCTGGGCTGAAGCCCGCGGTCAGAGCCTGCGCACGCTTCCGCTGGCCAAGACCAAAACGACCGTACAGCTTGTTTTTCTGATCGGCATGCTGCTACTGCTGGTGTTGCGCCGATTGCCCGGAACAACAGGAACGTATGCCGCACAGATCCTGGAGGGACCGATACCGTTTTTCTTGCTGTTAGGACTCGTCACCTTTACGGTGCTGACAGGCCTCTGGTATGTGCAGGGCATGTGGAGCCGAACCGCTCTGTATCGTCATGACGCCTGA